From the genome of Winogradskyella forsetii, one region includes:
- a CDS encoding S41 family peptidase codes for MATKNKYIPLIIGIAIAAGVVIGGRLNFTDTSDNLFSTNSKKDKLNRLIDYIDYEYVEEVNTDSIVDVTVNGILNNLDPHSSYIPKEDLERITENMKGNFVGIGVNFYPYRDSIAVVKPTEGGPSESAGIMGGDRILYADGDTLYGRKIDNELLGKKLRGKKNSTVKLTVFRKGEDELLEFDVKRKEIPIKSVDAAYMLTDDLGYIKMNRFAESTFMEFKEALEELKDFGATKLALDLRDNPGGFLGIAEQIADEFLEDDKLILFTRDKKGKEERTYATRRGDFEEGEIYILINENSASASEVIAGALQDNDKGIIVGRRSYGKGLVQREMALGDGSAVRLTVSRYYTPTGRSIQRPYVNGDSDSYYDDYYKRLRTGELADEESIVVDDSLKFTTPKGKVVYGGGGIIPDVFVPVDRLFDNETINYLRRRGHFGYFVFEELDKNRSVYENVTKYDFINNFEVSDDIVVRFQDYINKQERTNITFVAYNDEIRLLIKATLALQLFDDNAFEEIINKEDIMVQEVILLSTEYPSYKE; via the coding sequence ATGGCAACAAAAAACAAATACATACCGCTTATTATAGGAATTGCGATTGCAGCAGGTGTGGTTATTGGTGGACGATTGAACTTTACAGATACTTCAGACAATCTTTTTTCTACCAACAGCAAAAAGGATAAACTCAACCGTTTAATAGATTATATAGATTACGAATACGTAGAAGAGGTAAACACCGATAGTATTGTGGATGTTACCGTTAACGGTATTCTAAATAATCTTGATCCACATTCCTCCTACATTCCCAAGGAAGATTTAGAGCGAATTACTGAAAATATGAAAGGTAATTTTGTGGGTATTGGTGTGAATTTTTATCCTTATAGAGATAGTATTGCCGTAGTGAAACCGACAGAAGGTGGTCCAAGTGAAAGTGCAGGAATTATGGGTGGTGACCGTATACTATATGCAGATGGAGACACACTTTACGGCCGAAAAATTGATAACGAGTTATTAGGTAAAAAACTTAGAGGTAAAAAGAATAGTACCGTAAAATTGACCGTTTTTAGAAAAGGTGAGGACGAATTGTTGGAGTTTGACGTGAAGCGCAAAGAGATTCCCATTAAGAGTGTAGATGCGGCCTATATGTTAACTGACGATTTGGGATACATTAAAATGAATCGTTTTGCGGAATCTACTTTTATGGAATTTAAAGAGGCTTTAGAAGAACTCAAAGATTTTGGGGCGACAAAATTAGCCTTGGATTTAAGAGATAATCCTGGCGGATTTTTGGGTATTGCAGAGCAAATTGCAGACGAATTTTTAGAAGATGATAAGCTCATCTTGTTTACTAGAGATAAAAAAGGAAAGGAAGAACGCACTTATGCAACCAGACGAGGTGATTTTGAAGAGGGCGAAATTTATATTCTCATTAATGAAAACTCAGCATCAGCAAGTGAAGTTATTGCAGGCGCGCTTCAGGATAATGACAAAGGTATTATAGTCGGGAGACGCTCTTATGGTAAAGGATTGGTACAGCGCGAAATGGCATTAGGCGATGGTAGTGCAGTCCGGCTTACAGTTTCCAGGTACTATACACCAACAGGTCGTTCCATTCAACGACCTTATGTTAATGGTGACAGCGACAGTTATTACGACGATTATTACAAACGTTTAAGAACTGGGGAATTGGCAGATGAAGAAAGTATAGTGGTAGATGATTCGCTAAAATTTACAACACCAAAGGGAAAAGTGGTCTATGGAGGAGGAGGCATCATTCCAGATGTTTTTGTTCCAGTCGATCGGTTGTTTGACAATGAAACCATAAATTACCTTCGACGAAGAGGTCATTTTGGTTATTTTGTTTTTGAAGAATTGGATAAAAATAGGAGTGTATATGAGAATGTCACTAAATATGATTTCATTAATAATTTTGAAGTTAGTGATGATATCGTTGTGCGTTTTCAGGACTATATAAATAAACAAGAACGCACCAACATTACCTTCGTTGCGTATAATGATGAGATCAGGCTTCTGATAAAAGCGACCCTTGCGCTTCAGTTATTTGACGATAATGCCTTTGAAGAAATTATAAATAAGGAAGATATTATGGTACAGGAGGTGATTCTTCTAAGTACTGAGTATCCTAGTTACAAAGAGTAA
- a CDS encoding trans-sulfuration enzyme family protein: MNSKHIETQAIRTQIDRTQFLEHSSPLYLTSSYVFEDAEDMRASFADEKERNIYSRYSNPNTSEFVEKVCLMEGAERGYAFASGMSAVFSTFAALLSSEDHILSCRSIFGSTQTLFNNILPKWNISTSYFKIDELDNIESLIQPNTKVIYAESPTNPAVDILDLKRLGDLAKKHNILFIVDNCFATPYLQQPIKFGADLVIHSATKLMDGQGRVLGGVTVGSANLIQKIYLFSRNTGPALSPFNAWVLSKSLETLPVRVDRHCDSALKVAEFLESHDNVNFVKYPFLKSHPQYELAKQQMKLGGSIVAFEVKGGIEAGRKFLNSIKLLSLSANLGDTRSIVTHPASTTHAKLNEDVRLETGITGGLIRVSIGLEHPEDIINDLKQALEN, translated from the coding sequence ATGAACTCAAAACACATAGAAACACAAGCCATACGAACGCAAATTGATCGAACGCAATTCTTAGAACACTCTAGTCCGTTGTATCTAACTTCAAGTTATGTTTTTGAAGATGCTGAAGATATGCGTGCTTCTTTTGCAGATGAAAAAGAACGCAACATTTACAGTAGGTATTCCAATCCAAATACGTCCGAGTTTGTCGAAAAAGTATGTTTAATGGAAGGTGCTGAACGTGGTTATGCCTTTGCCTCTGGGATGTCAGCCGTGTTTTCAACATTTGCCGCTCTATTGAGTTCGGAAGACCATATCCTATCTTGTCGTAGCATTTTTGGTTCAACTCAAACCTTATTCAATAACATTTTACCGAAGTGGAATATTTCTACTAGCTATTTCAAAATTGATGAATTAGACAACATCGAAAGTCTCATTCAGCCCAACACCAAAGTTATTTATGCCGAGAGCCCCACAAATCCAGCTGTTGATATTTTAGACTTAAAACGGTTAGGAGATTTGGCGAAAAAACATAATATCCTTTTTATTGTGGACAATTGTTTTGCCACACCATATTTACAGCAACCTATAAAATTTGGTGCCGATTTGGTCATTCATTCTGCTACTAAATTAATGGACGGCCAAGGACGCGTTTTGGGAGGCGTCACTGTTGGCTCTGCCAATTTAATCCAGAAAATTTATCTGTTTTCGAGAAATACTGGTCCTGCATTATCACCGTTTAATGCTTGGGTGTTATCTAAAAGTTTGGAAACATTGCCCGTTAGAGTGGATAGGCATTGTGATAGTGCTTTAAAAGTGGCCGAATTTTTAGAGTCTCATGATAACGTGAATTTTGTAAAATATCCATTTTTAAAATCGCATCCACAATACGAATTAGCCAAACAGCAAATGAAGTTAGGCGGAAGCATTGTGGCTTTTGAAGTTAAAGGTGGTATTGAAGCTGGTCGGAAATTTCTAAATTCCATAAAATTGTTATCACTCTCTGCAAATTTAGGCGATACCAGAAGTATAGTGACGCATCCAGCATCTACAACGCACGCTAAATTAAACGAAGATGTACGTTTAGAAACAGGAATTACTGGTGGATTGATTAGGGTTTCCATCGGATTGGAACATCCTGAGGATATTATAAACGATTTAAAACAAGCCTTAGAAAACTAA
- a CDS encoding MarC family protein encodes MELNFKEIFTAFMVLFAVIDIIGNIPIIMDLRKKVGHIQSEKASIIAGIIMIIFLFVGKSLLNLIGIDVNSFAVAGAFVIFFIALEMVLGVTLYKDDEHDAMTASVFPLAFPLMAGPGSLTTLLSLRAEFAIENIIVAVICNVIVIYIVLKTSAKIEHVIGANGIKIIRKVFGVILLAIAVKLFAHNIKELLA; translated from the coding sequence ATGGAATTAAATTTTAAAGAAATATTTACAGCCTTTATGGTGCTCTTTGCCGTTATTGATATTATCGGGAATATTCCGATAATTATGGATTTACGCAAAAAAGTCGGACATATACAAAGTGAAAAAGCGTCTATTATTGCCGGCATAATTATGATTATCTTTCTCTTTGTTGGAAAAAGTTTATTAAATCTCATTGGCATTGATGTCAATTCTTTTGCGGTAGCTGGCGCATTTGTTATCTTTTTTATTGCCTTAGAAATGGTTTTGGGTGTTACACTTTATAAAGACGATGAACACGATGCCATGACGGCTTCGGTTTTTCCATTGGCATTTCCGTTGATGGCAGGACCAGGAAGTTTAACCACTTTATTATCTTTACGTGCCGAGTTCGCTATTGAAAATATCATTGTTGCCGTTATTTGTAACGTAATTGTGATATATATTGTATTAAAAACTTCAGCAAAAATTGAACATGTTATTGGTGCGAACGGAATTAAAATAATAAGAAAAGTTTTTGGCGTAATTTTGTTAGCCATAGCCGTAAAACTATTTGCTCATAATATTAAAGAATTATTAGCATAA
- a CDS encoding RNA polymerase sigma factor, with amino-acid sequence MNKEPSIADLLQSKNNSFEMLYKNYKNEFIGFARKFSLNDDEIIDIYQETFLSFYENLLNGKLTEFTSSIKTYLFSIGKFKIYEYLRANSKLKIIDVPINEGITIENFSLEKEILSEQEQLVKKNFKKLGKQCQLILELFYLKGKTLQDIKVIENYDKTDVVKSLKSRCLKKLRQLVKA; translated from the coding sequence ATGAACAAAGAACCTTCTATAGCTGATTTATTGCAAAGCAAAAACAATAGCTTTGAGATGTTATATAAAAATTATAAAAATGAATTTATAGGGTTTGCCAGAAAATTTTCACTTAATGACGATGAGATTATAGATATTTACCAAGAAACGTTTTTAAGCTTTTATGAAAACTTATTAAATGGAAAACTGACTGAATTTACAAGCAGTATAAAAACCTATCTTTTCAGTATTGGTAAATTTAAAATCTATGAATACCTAAGAGCGAATTCAAAATTAAAAATTATTGATGTGCCCATAAATGAAGGTATAACGATTGAGAACTTCAGTTTAGAAAAAGAGATATTATCTGAACAAGAACAACTTGTAAAAAAGAATTTTAAAAAGCTTGGCAAACAATGTCAACTCATTTTAGAACTATTTTATCTTAAAGGAAAAACATTACAAGATATAAAGGTGATTGAAAATTACGATAAAACAGATGTTGTAAAAAGTTTAAAATCGAGATGTTTAAAAAAATTAAGACAACTCGTAAAAGCATAG
- a CDS encoding DUF6252 family protein, producing MKLLTTILFLTLSLVQTSCGNDDTSSNNNSDNFLIVKIEGDEFKASFVNGLIVVRNNITISGSDVSGNNVVLNFPLNSATGDTFTIDNGFMASFDHSNGDAAVSSQGSVTITSHNKDTKRISGTFSFVGSPLEADGLTYNFTSGTFETAYNLIN from the coding sequence ATGAAACTGTTAACAACAATTTTATTTTTAACGCTATCGTTAGTGCAGACATCTTGCGGTAACGATGATACGTCCTCAAATAATAATTCTGACAATTTTTTAATTGTGAAAATTGAAGGCGATGAATTTAAAGCGAGTTTTGTAAACGGATTAATTGTCGTGCGAAATAACATAACAATAAGTGGTAGTGATGTTAGTGGTAATAATGTTGTACTTAATTTTCCTCTAAACTCAGCTACTGGCGATACCTTTACTATAGACAATGGATTTATGGCAAGTTTCGATCATTCCAATGGAGATGCCGCAGTTTCTAGTCAAGGTAGTGTCACAATTACTTCTCACAATAAGGATACAAAAAGAATCTCTGGGACTTTTAGTTTTGTTGGTTCGCCTCTTGAGGCAGACGGACTGACCTATAATTTTACCAGTGGAACTTTTGAAACTGCCTATAATTTAATCAACTAA
- a CDS encoding tetratricopeptide repeat protein, whose amino-acid sequence MKNEELIALYFEGKLNTSEKARFEDLLQNDANFKAQVTLEEEVKTAIISTKKDDLRQRLQQLEQPKKKSKYYIIAIAASIVIAFGVFGLLQSKETLSNQELYAQYYEPYSNIIAPASRGDELKDEKSKAFRYYDTKDYKTALDKFNSLYDTTQESYYLFYQGVCELELSNTQNAIAIFKSHQNYTDKLFTQSNWYLALAYLKANNTKDAKVLLKTISIEKSYNYKAAQHILKNLK is encoded by the coding sequence ATGAAGAACGAAGAATTAATAGCACTTTATTTTGAAGGCAAACTCAACACAAGCGAAAAAGCGCGTTTTGAAGATTTGCTGCAAAACGATGCCAACTTTAAAGCTCAGGTTACTTTGGAAGAAGAGGTTAAAACTGCCATTATATCTACAAAAAAAGACGACCTGCGCCAAAGATTACAACAGCTTGAACAACCAAAAAAGAAATCTAAATATTATATTATAGCTATTGCAGCATCAATTGTAATAGCATTTGGTGTTTTTGGTTTACTACAATCTAAAGAAACACTCTCTAATCAGGAATTATACGCTCAGTATTATGAGCCTTATAGTAATATTATTGCACCTGCTTCACGCGGCGATGAGTTAAAAGACGAAAAATCAAAGGCTTTTAGATATTATGATACTAAAGACTACAAGACAGCTCTAGATAAGTTTAATAGTCTTTACGATACGACCCAAGAATCTTATTATTTATTTTACCAGGGTGTTTGCGAATTAGAGCTTAGTAATACTCAAAATGCTATAGCTATATTTAAATCACATCAAAACTATACAGATAAACTATTCACACAATCTAATTGGTATTTGGCATTGGCCTACCTTAAAGCCAATAATACCAAAGACGCCAAAGTTTTACTAAAAACAATTAGTATCGAAAAGTCTTATAACTACAAGGCTGCTCAACATATTCTTAAAAATCTCAAATAA
- a CDS encoding deoxycytidylate deaminase: MPDKKQLRYDKAYLRIAKEWGKLSHCKRKQVGALIVKDRMIISDGYNGTPTGFENYCEDDEGYTKWYVLHAEANAILKVASSTQSCKGATLYITLSPCKECSKLIHQAGIIRVVYQQGYKDDSGLQFLAKAGIELELIEDIE, translated from the coding sequence ATGCCAGACAAAAAACAACTACGTTACGATAAAGCTTATTTACGCATTGCCAAAGAATGGGGAAAATTATCCCATTGCAAACGCAAACAAGTTGGCGCACTTATTGTGAAGGATAGAATGATAATTTCTGATGGCTACAACGGTACACCAACAGGTTTTGAGAATTATTGTGAGGATGACGAAGGCTATACCAAATGGTATGTGTTACATGCCGAAGCCAATGCGATTTTAAAAGTGGCATCTTCAACACAATCTTGTAAAGGGGCGACCTTATATATTACACTGTCGCCATGCAAGGAATGTAGTAAACTGATTCATCAGGCAGGAATAATACGTGTGGTGTACCAGCAAGGTTATAAAGATGATTCTGGATTACAATTTTTGGCAAAGGCAGGAATAGAACTAGAACTAATTGAAGATATAGAATAA
- a CDS encoding CHAT domain-containing protein has product MNINIRHFLFIFLILWTSCKDTSKLESNNKNNDSTSKFNVSDSLNLVKSNRILNSAISRIKNGEFDEKTGQLLDSALTVFNVIKSPSAQDLANIYSYFDVYTYRNQQPNKNIIYNREFIKRYKKHKNKNFQKLSIAMSNLAYSLIDVGKPYAAISESLRPLQKLIDSLLNEKIADTLESQLKVTQIVNYRQLIITAQDLENGEILRASIDDFERYLNKKETSKQALEFLPYALSNLADVSIELGNFEKAKEHIEYWKSIIPADNYIDQLMIIDLESKIQKENKDFEGLNESYRNAEIIYKKIENENPFKNTFYASLLYRISSLNLENESINDEDLNRVINTLKTLSQSNVKKDTVFMLYAQDLKISRFLNEQNLDSIPYYIDSQYSLAKDFKKTDFLNKNLLHKMRFSFLNNNLEAVEDVVQRFLQRISIYDIKAISGVDEDFKNNLYGSIHTAQTAIELSNIILNNINTSNEEVLAYKAYKLALLAAILVDVNKSKFNNNLLEENLIDNINKNLLRTIAINQSFIDKDSNDEVLEIVEQNLTSQLTIKNRINNIIYEYPIEIQKILDSLNIIEIKLSDLKSDISKSEKNKDSLKQSFQDLKNKKSDVLLELKGNPLYRDLNNAFAFHVSDLKSILLEEDVIVRFYDYENLYAFLITKTETKFLNLGNSKKIDKAISSFTKSMSTIQDFEEDYKTIISALDPVIENLDQSNVTIIPDGKIAFVPLELLINRDLEKAMTLSYNTSLKLINHKKDDSTSRLLASYSPNYTVTDENRNEYIMSIERSNGTYDLPFAREEASYITSLFDGHLYKGNNATKKEFINTAPNYSELHLAMHAFVDENNEYNSKLLFAGNNNNDNHLDLNSIYNLNLNAELITLSACNTGYGRIDPIEGVMSFSRAFQYAGSKATVTSLWRVPDKETSIIMKRFYEYLRQGETKSQALKKAKQYYLETAEDVNLKHPYYWAGFVLTGDTSAIANSPNYWLYIIIGMSILTLLFLVIKKRLNTN; this is encoded by the coding sequence ATGAACATTAATATAAGGCATTTTCTTTTCATTTTCTTAATATTATGGACTTCTTGTAAAGATACATCTAAGCTAGAGTCCAATAATAAAAATAATGACTCAACTTCCAAATTTAATGTGAGTGATAGTCTTAATCTTGTTAAAAGTAATCGCATACTAAATTCTGCAATTAGCAGAATTAAAAATGGTGAGTTTGATGAAAAAACAGGCCAATTATTGGATAGTGCATTAACGGTATTTAATGTTATTAAAAGTCCATCAGCTCAAGACTTAGCTAATATATACAGCTATTTTGACGTATATACCTACAGAAATCAGCAACCTAACAAAAATATCATCTACAATAGAGAATTTATAAAACGTTACAAAAAACACAAAAATAAAAACTTTCAGAAGTTATCTATTGCTATGTCTAACCTAGCTTATTCATTGATAGATGTTGGAAAGCCTTACGCTGCAATCTCAGAAAGTCTTAGGCCACTTCAAAAATTAATAGACTCCTTATTAAATGAAAAAATAGCTGATACTTTGGAAAGCCAACTTAAAGTTACTCAGATAGTAAATTATAGACAATTAATTATAACAGCTCAAGATTTAGAGAATGGTGAAATTTTAAGAGCCTCGATAGATGATTTTGAACGGTATTTAAATAAGAAAGAAACCTCTAAACAAGCTTTAGAATTTTTGCCTTACGCCTTAAGTAATTTGGCTGATGTGTCTATTGAGCTCGGTAATTTTGAAAAAGCAAAAGAACACATCGAATATTGGAAAAGTATTATACCAGCAGATAATTATATTGATCAATTGATGATAATTGATTTAGAATCTAAAATACAAAAAGAGAACAAGGATTTTGAAGGGCTAAATGAAAGTTATAGAAACGCAGAAATTATCTACAAAAAAATTGAAAACGAAAACCCATTTAAGAATACGTTCTATGCCTCCTTATTGTATAGGATTTCAAGTTTAAATTTAGAAAATGAAAGTATAAATGATGAAGATTTAAATAGAGTTATCAATACACTGAAAACTTTAAGTCAATCTAACGTCAAAAAAGATACTGTTTTTATGCTATATGCTCAGGATTTGAAGATTTCAAGATTTTTAAATGAGCAAAACTTAGACTCTATTCCTTATTATATTGATTCTCAATATAGTCTTGCAAAAGACTTTAAAAAGACAGATTTTCTAAATAAAAATTTACTCCATAAAATGAGATTTTCATTTCTTAACAACAACTTAGAGGCAGTTGAAGATGTTGTTCAGAGATTTTTACAGAGAATTTCGATTTATGACATAAAAGCTATAAGCGGTGTGGATGAAGATTTTAAAAATAATCTATATGGCAGCATTCATACTGCACAAACTGCTATTGAGTTGAGTAATATAATCTTGAATAATATAAACACATCAAACGAAGAAGTTCTTGCTTATAAAGCTTATAAACTAGCTCTTTTGGCTGCCATTTTGGTAGATGTTAATAAATCTAAATTTAATAATAATCTATTAGAAGAAAATCTAATTGATAACATTAATAAAAACCTACTACGTACTATTGCAATAAACCAAAGTTTTATTGATAAAGATTCAAATGATGAGGTTTTAGAAATTGTTGAGCAAAATTTAACCTCACAACTCACGATTAAAAATAGGATTAATAATATTATTTATGAATATCCTATTGAAATTCAGAAAATTTTGGACAGTTTAAATATCATTGAAATAAAACTTTCAGATCTAAAATCTGATATTTCAAAATCAGAAAAGAACAAGGACTCCCTAAAACAATCTTTTCAAGATCTAAAAAATAAAAAAAGTGATGTTTTACTTGAACTAAAGGGTAATCCATTATATCGAGATTTGAATAATGCTTTTGCATTTCATGTCTCAGATTTAAAATCTATTTTATTGGAAGAAGATGTCATTGTCAGATTTTACGATTATGAAAACTTATATGCCTTTCTGATTACCAAAACTGAAACTAAGTTTTTAAACTTAGGAAACAGTAAAAAAATAGATAAGGCTATTTCTAGTTTTACAAAATCGATGAGTACCATACAAGATTTTGAAGAAGACTACAAGACGATTATTTCAGCTTTAGATCCTGTTATTGAAAATTTAGATCAATCTAATGTTACGATAATACCAGATGGAAAAATAGCTTTTGTACCGTTAGAGCTATTAATAAATAGAGATTTGGAAAAAGCGATGACACTAAGCTATAACACCTCATTGAAATTAATTAATCATAAGAAAGACGATTCAACCAGCAGGCTTTTGGCATCATATTCCCCTAATTATACTGTAACCGATGAAAATAGAAATGAGTATATTATGTCTATTGAAAGAAGCAATGGTACTTATGATTTGCCTTTTGCTAGAGAGGAAGCTTCTTATATAACTTCGTTATTTGATGGGCATTTATATAAGGGCAATAACGCTACAAAAAAAGAATTCATCAATACGGCACCTAACTATTCTGAATTACACTTAGCAATGCACGCCTTTGTTGATGAAAATAATGAGTATAATTCTAAATTGTTGTTCGCAGGAAATAATAATAATGATAATCATCTTGACTTAAACTCTATATATAATTTGAATCTAAATGCAGAGTTGATTACTCTGAGTGCCTGTAATACAGGTTATGGTAGAATTGATCCTATCGAGGGTGTCATGAGTTTTTCGAGAGCATTTCAGTATGCAGGTAGTAAAGCAACTGTAACTAGTTTGTGGCGCGTTCCTGATAAGGAAACCTCAATAATAATGAAAAGGTTTTATGAATATCTAAGGCAAGGAGAAACAAAAAGTCAGGCTTTGAAGAAAGCCAAACAATATTATCTGGAAACGGCAGAGGACGTCAACTTGAAACACCCCTATTATTGGGCGGGTTTTGTTTTAACTGGTGATACATCAGCTATTGCAAATAGTCCGAATTATTGGTTATACATTATAATTGGAATGTCAATCCTGACATTGTTGTTTTTGGTAATAAAAAAACGCCTTAATACTAATTAA
- a CDS encoding DUF6252 family protein, producing the protein MKVLKTMCVLVLLILMVSCSSEDDSSNNQNPITEPFFVKINGEDFVPLQIEAVLTAGTINIEGINTEGVDVIIGFSSDFESGDVLNAGLFGTNGTDIFVPIYDTDNGGFFATSGILTITAHNRDTNEISGRFNFSGPDPDDSTSTLNFTEGEFMVTYTEQ; encoded by the coding sequence ATGAAAGTATTAAAAACAATGTGCGTTTTGGTATTACTTATTCTTATGGTATCATGTAGTAGTGAAGATGACTCTAGTAACAATCAAAACCCAATTACGGAACCTTTTTTTGTAAAAATTAACGGTGAAGATTTTGTACCTCTACAAATTGAGGCCGTGCTAACCGCAGGTACTATTAATATTGAAGGGATCAATACTGAAGGTGTTGATGTGATCATAGGATTTTCAAGTGATTTTGAATCTGGTGATGTTCTAAATGCAGGTCTATTTGGTACCAACGGAACAGATATTTTTGTTCCTATTTATGATACGGACAACGGCGGTTTCTTTGCTACTAGTGGTATATTAACTATTACGGCTCACAATAGAGATACCAATGAAATATCAGGTAGGTTCAATTTTTCTGGTCCAGACCCAGATGATTCTACTAGTACGCTCAACTTTACTGAGGGTGAATTTATGGTAACCTATACGGAACAATAA
- a CDS encoding HupE/UreJ family protein, whose protein sequence is MLDNFWFNVQYGMNHVLDINGYDHVLFLMVLAVPYVFKGWKRVLLLVTMFTLGHTLSLILASYGIVKVNSKLVEFLIPITILVAAIYNLFTASRKTQSNKVGVLFFTTLFFGLVHGLGFAREFKMFAGQSENKLELLIEFALGIEIAQIIIVFIVLFIGFLCQTVFRVSRRDWALVCSSIVIGLVIPMIIGSDLLSNG, encoded by the coding sequence ATGTTAGATAATTTCTGGTTTAATGTACAATATGGCATGAACCATGTTTTAGATATCAACGGCTACGACCATGTGCTTTTCCTAATGGTTTTAGCTGTGCCTTATGTTTTTAAAGGATGGAAACGCGTGCTTTTGCTTGTTACCATGTTTACCTTAGGGCATACATTATCTTTGATTTTAGCGTCTTACGGTATTGTAAAGGTCAATAGTAAATTGGTTGAGTTTCTTATTCCAATTACGATTTTAGTGGCGGCTATTTATAATTTGTTTACGGCGAGTAGAAAGACGCAAAGTAATAAAGTAGGTGTCTTATTTTTTACAACCTTATTTTTTGGACTCGTACATGGATTGGGTTTTGCAAGGGAATTTAAAATGTTTGCTGGTCAGTCTGAAAATAAATTGGAACTTTTAATCGAGTTCGCACTAGGGATTGAAATAGCTCAAATCATCATTGTATTTATCGTTTTGTTTATTGGTTTTCTATGCCAAACGGTTTTCAGAGTTTCCCGTCGTGATTGGGCTTTGGTATGTTCATCCATCGTCATCGGTTTAGTGATCCCGATGATTATAGGAAGTGATTTACTGAGTAATGGCTAA
- a CDS encoding FAD-dependent oxidoreductase, which produces MYDTLIIGGGAAGLSCALVLGSARDKEFARNKSIAIITHQKTSHLQNALFNNVLGLQPGTLGSNILKEGKAQLANLYPHIFQIEKEKVTRIAKASEGFIVNTNKNSYRSKIVVIAVGYTSLMTIKGLENYIEPHPRAAIEKDRIWLKNTNHLIEENLYVAGTLAGWRSQFSMACGSGSHVATDILTLWNDGKHTKVHDKII; this is translated from the coding sequence ATGTATGATACCTTAATAATTGGTGGCGGAGCGGCAGGTTTATCTTGTGCTTTAGTCTTGGGTTCAGCAAGAGACAAGGAATTTGCTAGGAACAAATCTATTGCTATTATTACGCATCAAAAAACATCACATCTTCAAAATGCTTTATTTAACAATGTTTTGGGATTACAGCCTGGTACTTTGGGTTCTAATATTCTCAAAGAAGGAAAAGCACAACTAGCAAATCTTTATCCTCATATTTTCCAAATTGAAAAAGAAAAGGTAACAAGAATTGCAAAAGCTAGTGAAGGCTTTATTGTCAACACTAATAAAAATAGTTACCGCTCTAAAATCGTCGTAATTGCCGTTGGATATACAAGTTTAATGACCATAAAAGGGTTAGAAAATTATATAGAGCCACATCCAAGAGCTGCAATTGAAAAAGATAGAATTTGGTTGAAAAACACCAATCATCTTATTGAAGAAAATCTATATGTTGCTGGAACGTTAGCAGGCTGGCGCAGTCAGTTTTCAATGGCTTGCGGCAGCGGATCGCATGTGGCAACGGATATTTTAACGCTTTGGAACGATGGTAAACATACTAAAGTGCACGATAAGATTATATAA